AGTAAGACTTTCGCTGACTATGCACTCGAATGCATAGAACATAAAAAGACCGGATGGCGGAACAGCAAGCACGAGAGCCAATGGAAAAACACGCTAATGCAATATGCGTTTCCATTCATTGGCAATAAATCCATCACGGATATTGGCGTAGATGATATTAAAGCTGCGCTTAATCCAATTTGGAAAGACAAGACGGAAACTGCCTCAAGGGTAAGACAGCGGATAGAAGTTGTACTGGATTACGCTTTTCTTCATGAAAATATAGATAAGAGTAACCCCGCTCGATGGAAAGGTTGTTTAGACCACATTTTTCCAGCACCGAAGAAAGTAACTCCTGTCGTTCATTTTAATGCGATTCCCTATGACAAATTGATTGATGTCATGAAAGCATTGCGTGCAAAAGAAGAAAATAGTAGGAGCGCTTATTGCGTTCGATGGATAGCTCTGACCGCTTGCAGAAGTTCAGAGGCGCGTGGCATCACTTGGAATGAAATCGATAAGACCGCAAAAACATGGACAATCCCAGCCAACCGAATGAAATCGGGTCGAATACACCGTGTGCCGCTAGGCCGTGAGTGCCTGGAAATAGTGACTTTGTTAGAAAAATACAAATCAGCGAATGATGATCATGTGTTTGGTCGAAAACTCAGCGATGTAGCAATTAGGGCCTGTTAACGCTATTTGATATAATTTGGTGATGGAAATCACCGAAACTCAATATCAACAGATCGAGCACTGCCTGCCGCGTCAGCGTGGCAACGTCAGCCATTCCAATCTGCAAGTTCTCAGTGCCATTCTTTACGTTGCCGAGCATGGCTGCAAGTGGCGAGGACTGCCCAAGCGATTCGGCAACTGGCATACCATCTATACCCGCATGAATCGCTGGGCAAAGAGTGGTGTACTGAGCCATGTATTTGGGCAACTTCAGCATCAGCAAATCATCCGTATCCGTATTGAAACTGTTTCGCTGGACAGCACCAGCATCAAAGTCCATCCCGACGGTACGGGTGCGTTAAAAAAAACGGCCCCCAATCCATCGGAAAATCTCGAGGTGGATGGACCACCAAAATTCATCTGGTTGCCGCAGATTCCAGAACAACCATAAGCTTTGCCCTCTCGCCCGGTCACGCCCACGATGCGCCAGAGGGCAGGCAGCTTTTGCTTTCCCTCGGTCCCGTCAATACGCCCACCTACCTGCTGATGGATCGTGCTTATGAGGGCGACCAAACCCGGCAACTGGCACTAGATTTGGGTTACATCCCGGTTGTTCCGCCCAAAGCAAATCGCTTGTCACCCTGGGAATACAACCGTGCCATGTACAAAAAACGCAACGAGATCGAACGATTGTTCAGAAGGCTCAAGGGATTTCGCCGCATCTTCTCCAGGTTCGATAAGCTCGATGTCGTCTTCATCTCCTTTATCCACTTCGCTCTCATCGTCGAAGCAATCAGATTGTGTTAACAGACCCTAGTAAAATGCTCAAAAGCGTTTCTTACCCTGGAGCTACCGTACATGGTTTACGAAGCTCATTTCGTGATTGGTGTGGCGACAAAACCAATTTTCCACGGGAAGTTTGCGAAGCAGCATTAGCTCATGTGATCGAGAACCAAACAGAAGCTGCTTACCGGAGGAGTGATTTATTCGAAAAGCGACGTAAATTAATGGCGAGGTGGGGAGACTATATTAGTGATCACTGCAAATTATAGGAGGCCCGGCCCCAAGCCGCCGAGTTTTAGAAGATGGATAATTGCGGTAGTATCAGGAGTTCTGTGTGCTGAGGTTGGGTAAAGATCTTAAATCATTACAGTTAATTACCTCCAATGATTTCTGCCTCAACTCTGGAAACGGATTGGAACACCACCGGTAATACCGATGGTGTTTATTCATTAACAGTTGCCAGCTCTACGTGCACAAGCTACATCAAGAATGCCTGTTTTTATGTTATTGGTAAACTAGCCATCTAAGATGCTGGAACCCAAAGAGCGTACAGCCGTATCACTTGGTCCATAAGAAACCACGCCTACTAGCGCGTTCATAAAACCAGACACAGATTGACCACTCGCAATATCCCCGAAATTTTCCAAGAATGGACCGCCCGAGCTTCCTCCGGTCATATCCGCACCGAATTCGACCGTGTTGATTGAAGTTGGCCTTATAAGACTAAGAATCCACACGGTGCAACCAACTGGCGCGATCGAATGCCGCTGGATAACCGAAAATTGTTACATGATTGGGACTCAGAGCATTTAATAGATATCCATAATAACCTGTAATATTGCCGAGTTTTTGGCCAAGAAAATTATCTTGCATCTCAATTAACGCGAAATCTCCTGAATTGGGGACCTTACCTCCACCATTCACCCAATTATTAGTCGTTATGGCATAAGCCCAATACCATTGTTCGTAGGGAGCGCTCCCATTATGAAATGCGGGAATGAATTTAAAATTCGTAAACCATTTCTTGTTGACTGCATCATAAACACAATGACCAGCCGTGAGAATAAGGCGGGGCTTAACTACAGACGCTGTACACGTGTATTGATTTCCTACTGAGTCGCTAAAAAACAGTTTTCCTGTTGCGATAAATGGCCAAGAATTTTGTACCGTAGGAGCAGGACCAACCCTAGAGCTTGTAAAATAAGCACCGGCTGTACCAAAGGAATAAGGTGTAATATGTGAAGAATTAAATGGGAAAGACGAAAGGAAAGACTTGTTCGATATATTAATAGAATTAATTTTATTAATCATAGTCTTGAATTACATAATCGCCAGACGCCTTATCCGACACAAATTCATTAAATATCAACAACTTAGTTAAAGTACTGACCGTTTCCAGGCATGAATAATCATGTTCCTGATAGGATTACTTCGTTGCCGCATAGTAAGAGTGCATTTGATTATCCCAGGATTTGTCTGCCATATCCGGCCAGTGGTTCTTATCAAACCCCGGTGCATTTCTGAGGCGATCCTTATCCACATTCAGCACAAAGTGTTTTTTGCCTGAATCAAACTTCAATCGGTACCAAGGCACCGCAAACAGCTTGCTGCCTATTCCCAAGATACCACCAAAAGACAGCACCGCATAACACACATTACCGGAGGCTGTATCCAGCATGATTTCTTTAATGTTACCCAGTTTTTCACCACCCTCGTTGCAAACAACATTGCCAACGAGTCTTTCCGAACCTGTCAAACGAGTTTCAGATGCTTTATTATCAGTACCATGCGTATTGCGATCTGCGTCATTCATATAAACTCCTGTCAAAAACACTATGGATATAGGATTTTCCAATCCTACCGGTGACCATCGGAATCCGATGATTGAAGGTACAAGAAAATTACCACACCTCGTTGTAAATAATACAAGCCAAACCACATGCGGTCGGTTCGCTAGCGAACTTACGCTACATCAAACGCCAAATACAACGGAAACAAGGCACCCCGCCGGAATCAGCGGAAGCATTGATGTGCCGGTTCTCAATTAACTTCCTCTCCGTTGGGTAGAAGTTAATTGAGAACCGGCAGTTAAACTGATCAAACCGAATTCTTAATTGCTACAGCTAATTTGCTTAGAACCGGCAATGAAGCCTACGCAATATCCTTTCACATTCCTGTGGATATTGCTTTCAGCGCGAGGTGATATTGCCATTGTCATCGGAAAGAACGATTTCCACGCGCCGGTTCAATTGGCGGCTACCTGCGGAATCGTTGCTGGCAACCGGATAAGCCTTACCATAACCACGAGAAACGATACGGTCGCCGCTGATCCCGCTATCGATCAAAGCCACTCGCACAGCATTAGCGCGCCGTTCGGAGAGCTCCTGATTGTAGCTGTCACTGCCAATGCTGTCGGTATGGCCTTCGATCAACACTTTGCGCTGGGAATATTGCCTGAGAAAATTAGCCAGCTTCTGCACGGTGCGCATTCCGCCCGGTTCCAGTTGAGACTGATTGGTACGAAACAATACATCGCCTAATGTGATGACCAGACCGCGCTCCGTTTTTATGGCATTGAGTTCTTTGAGCTGCATTTCCTGTTCGGCAATAAGCGCCTGATCGAATGCCACCTGCCGTTTGGATTCGTCCGCCTCGGCTGTTCTCGCGTCCAGGAGGATTTTGTCACGCTTTCCGCCGGCGTTAGTAACAGCTAATTCAGCCACTTTTCCCCTGGCGGTTTCCTGTGCGATAGCGACTTGTTGATTGGCCATATAGGCCAGATGATTGACTGCGGTATCGTTTTCCCTGTTGTTTAAAGCAGTGTCCGCTTTTTCCAGAAAGCTGCTGGCTTCTTTCAATTCAAGTGCTGCCATATTGGTGATTTGGGGATTGGTTTGTGCATTGTTGTAATTGCGATGCGCTTCAGTCAGCGATGCATTCTGCGGTACCGAGCTGCAACCGGAAGCAGCAGCGGCAGCTATCAGAATCATAGAGAAATACCAGTTTCTTTTCATGATAAATTCCTTTCAGGATTATTGGGTTTGACGATCTATTTCTTTGCGCAGCACGCGGCTATCTTCCTGCAAAGCATCGGCTGCTTTCTGAGCCTTGGATGAACGCGCCATCGTTCCAGCCAGCTTGGCATCAATCTGAGCTTGCTCGGCTAGTTGCCGTGCCAGTTCATAATTTCTCTCCGTCATCGCGCGCTCGGCCGCATCCATTTTTTCCATCGCAGACTTGAGCTGTACCGGTGCAAATTCATTGCTGCCAGCACTCAGGGCATTATTCACCGCGGCTTTTGAAACCGCCATTTGTTCAGTCGGTGCCGGAATGCTTGCGCAACCTGCGATAAAGATGGCGGAGATTACTGCCACACCGGCTGTGAGCATCATTTGATGCGATTTTGTGTAATAAGAGTTCTTCATCATCCTTTATCCATTGAATTAAATTTTGAACACAATTGTTGCAATGAATATTTATCACCCTTGTAACAATTGACTATTGATTGATAACTGGATCCAGATGAACCTAGCTTGGAAATCAACCGGCTCTAAGATCATCGGAAGCCATTAGATGCTCTTTCTAAACAAAACACAGTTCGCTAGCGCACATAAGTACCACGGCGAAGAATTGGAGGTGACAAAGCGAATCAATCAGTGACCCGTATCAGTTATTACAAATACAAAACCCCGCTCAAGGAGCAGGGTTTCGATGCGATACCCGATCTAGAATTATTTTCTAATGCTAGAAAAATCCTTTATTTATGCAGCATAAACCGGCGAAAACTTAGTTTCTCTGCGAAATAACGAAAAACCGACTAATCCTAGACCGACAAACAACATGGCGTAGGTTTCGGGTTCAGGAACTGGCGAAATCTGGAAATTCCCAGAATAAGAACCGCTGTTATTCGGCCCGATAATATGACCCTCGACCAGCAGTTGATAGTTATCAGCAGCACTCAGCGGGCCGAAAGAAAAAACCGAAGTAGAACCGGCTATGCCCGAAGCTACCAGTGTAGCCGTAGAAGCATCAACCAATGCAAAGCTATCGATAAAGACATTAAAACCTAACAGATTAAAACCGCTGGTTACACTGGCTCCACCGCTCAACGCATCGAACGGTAACGTCACTGGATGAACGTCGCTGAAAGTTGAGGTTACTACATCATCGTTACCGAAAATCGCATTCCATGAAGGCGAAAATACCGGTGGTGTCAGCGCAGCACTGGCTGTTCCAATACCTAATCCGAATGATAGCGCTATGACAGCAGTCAGTACTTGTAAATTTTTTTTCATAATAATTACCTTTAAAGTCAATGCATTTCTTAAAGAATTTTTAAAAAATGGCAATCATAGTTTGGATTAGGAGATATTGATTTTGGTTAACTACGTTAACTAAAATGGCAACTTCACTTACATACCTTTTCATCAAACACAATTAATTACATTTTCATACTAGTCCTTCTTGATGACTCACTCGGTGCGGTATAACACTTAAGATTAAAATAAACTCAGATTTTCCATTCGTATCTATCCGGAATGAGAAATATGAGCTGGTTAATTTAACTGTGGAGCGAAACAAGCGGAATCTAGCTGACTTACTGAAGAATCGTGAAG
The DNA window shown above is from Nitrosomonas sp. Is35 and carries:
- a CDS encoding trypsin-like serine peptidase, with product MINKINSINISNKSFLSSFPFNSSHITPYSFGTAGAYFTSSRVGPAPTVQNSWPFIATGKLFFSDSVGNQYTCTASVVKPRLILTAGHCVYDAVNKKWFTNFKFIPAFHNGSAPYEQWYWAYAITTNNWVNGGGKVPNSGDFALIEMQDNFLGQKLGNITGYYGYLLNALSPNHVTIFGYPAAFDRASWLHRVDS
- a CDS encoding tyrosine-type recombinase/integrase, coding for MAKEVKRLKSVQINSLPPGTHSDGDNLLLRVRDSGSRSWVFRYKQNGRAIELGLGSTTDRTLAEAREIAGHMRRAIANGQSPKEVLRVEKPSKTFADYALECIEHKKTGWRNSKHESQWKNTLMQYAFPFIGNKSITDIGVDDIKAALNPIWKDKTETASRVRQRIEVVLDYAFLHENIDKSNPARWKGCLDHIFPAPKKVTPVVHFNAIPYDKLIDVMKALRAKEENSRSAYCVRWIALTACRSSEARGITWNEIDKTAKTWTIPANRMKSGRIHRVPLGRECLEIVTLLEKYKSANDDHVFGRKLSDVAIRAC
- a CDS encoding OmpA family protein; translated protein: MKRNWYFSMILIAAAAASGCSSVPQNASLTEAHRNYNNAQTNPQITNMAALELKEASSFLEKADTALNNRENDTAVNHLAYMANQQVAIAQETARGKVAELAVTNAGGKRDKILLDARTAEADESKRQVAFDQALIAEQEMQLKELNAIKTERGLVITLGDVLFRTNQSQLEPGGMRTVQKLANFLRQYSQRKVLIEGHTDSIGSDSYNQELSERRANAVRVALIDSGISGDRIVSRGYGKAYPVASNDSAGSRQLNRRVEIVLSDDNGNITSR
- a CDS encoding DUF4398 domain-containing protein, which gives rise to MMKNSYYTKSHQMMLTAGVAVISAIFIAGCASIPAPTEQMAVSKAAVNNALSAGSNEFAPVQLKSAMEKMDAAERAMTERNYELARQLAEQAQIDAKLAGTMARSSKAQKAADALQEDSRVLRKEIDRQTQ
- a CDS encoding PRC-barrel domain-containing protein, whose protein sequence is MNDADRNTHGTDNKASETRLTGSERLVGNVVCNEGGEKLGNIKEIMLDTASGNVCYAVLSFGGILGIGSKLFAVPWYRLKFDSGKKHFVLNVDKDRLRNAPGFDKNHWPDMADKSWDNQMHSYYAATK
- a CDS encoding IS5 family transposase (programmed frameshift) → MEITETQYQQIEHCLPRQRGNVSHSNLQVLSAILYVAEHGCKWRGLPKRFGNWHTIYTRMNRWAKSGVLSHVFGQLQHQQIIRIRIETVSLDSTSIKVHPDGTGAFKKNGPQSIGKSRGGWTTKIHLVAADSRTTISFALSPGHAHDAPEGRQLLLSLGPVNTPTYLLMDRAYEGDQTRQLALDLGYIPVVPPKANRLSPWEYNRAMYKKRNEIERLFRRLKGFRRIFSRFDKLDVVFISFIHFALIVEAIRLC
- a CDS encoding FxDxF family PEP-CTERM protein — protein: MKKNLQVLTAVIALSFGLGIGTASAALTPPVFSPSWNAIFGNDDVVTSTFSDVHPVTLPFDALSGGASVTSGFNLLGFNVFIDSFALVDASTATLVASGIAGSTSVFSFGPLSAADNYQLLVEGHIIGPNNSGSYSGNFQISPVPEPETYAMLFVGLGLVGFSLFRRETKFSPVYAA